Proteins co-encoded in one Funiculus sociatus GB2-C1 genomic window:
- the dpdJ gene encoding protein DpdJ has product MTTQWDKLIQEFLDILEQKEVQLLSWGVVDGGFSEDELEELAEEFLTDKEADEDVWDFLDEMIEERRLLFELNLRGNRRFRTRMAEAVRLFARLRQLFPNNNWQTAPTLVADYRFQIRPRVYPRRHISPEKAIAQLEAEKLLNPIRQKALEAMLSSPNRGELHLADFQLRATMQMLRNLNSTKSRGTIVCAGTGTGKTLTFYLPALSHIAGLVKKNQFWSKGLAIYPRNELLKDQFSETYIEARRLDVVLQAEGKRKILIGAFFGLTPRKASLEDKQLNRWQSEAGGFTCPYLRCPRCEGALSWRRVDVEAGKERLSCMTQSCAAVIQEDEVVLTRDRMTKTPPDLVFTTTEMLNRSMGDSQYSHVFGIGAEKPPQMVLLDEVHTYTGIHGAQVAYLLRRWQKVINKKVQFTGLSATLQSAEEFFTQLTGLSPGSVKEISPGEDLLAEGMEYQLVLRGDPVSGTSLLSTSIQTAMLLRRVLDPSLDPPSHGIYGSRVFAFTDDLDVTNRLFHNLLDAEGRDSWGRPLPRRQPLAVLRSHGAANSAERLIAGQSWHLCEEIGHALQIPLSIGRTSSQDTGVTPDSDAVVATAALEVGFNDPEVGAVMQHKAPRDMASFLQRKGRAGRRRTMRPWTVVVLSDYGRDRIAYQGYDVLFNPILEKRSLPIANRYVLRIQAVFAFMDWVAQQLPARTSKGSVWNDFASPSTYASVRQRQEITLTENILETEAGQRDLEAYLQSALHLTRDEAESILWEPPRSLMMAVLPTLLRRLKSGWKRIPIHSDESDQDYQVPFAPLPDFVPPNLFSDLLLPEVTITTPPATRNSEPDVNPMPIVQALKTFAPGRATRRFGVQHIRATHWIAPPDLQRSEQELTVEDYCSEFEEAGNFQFWQDGQVVEIRCVRPWALNPTQVPADVSITSNAQLEWRTQLVPPDSGTKLDLPQGSPWCQIIEEVCCFSHSQQSPVEVRRFAIASHANLRFRNGGELDTTIALRRNRMVALLQSGLPNRLMLWCFASASQLVSELAPVTRIGRRFGRFGRRISGIGS; this is encoded by the coding sequence GTGACTACACAGTGGGATAAATTAATTCAAGAATTCCTCGATATTTTAGAACAGAAGGAAGTTCAACTCCTTTCTTGGGGAGTTGTGGATGGCGGATTCTCTGAGGATGAACTGGAAGAACTGGCTGAAGAATTCCTGACCGATAAAGAGGCTGATGAGGATGTTTGGGATTTTTTAGATGAGATGATAGAAGAACGGCGCTTGCTGTTTGAACTGAACCTCAGAGGGAATCGCCGTTTTCGCACCCGGATGGCAGAAGCCGTCAGATTATTTGCACGCTTACGTCAACTTTTCCCCAACAATAATTGGCAAACTGCACCCACTCTTGTTGCTGATTATCGCTTTCAGATTCGTCCGCGAGTTTATCCACGACGGCACATTTCCCCAGAAAAAGCGATCGCACAGCTTGAAGCCGAAAAACTACTAAACCCCATCAGGCAAAAGGCGCTTGAGGCGATGCTGAGTTCACCCAACCGAGGTGAACTCCATCTGGCAGATTTCCAGTTACGTGCCACGATGCAGATGCTGCGGAACTTGAACAGTACCAAAAGCCGAGGCACAATCGTCTGCGCCGGAACTGGAACGGGAAAGACTTTGACATTTTACCTGCCAGCGCTGTCACACATTGCGGGTTTGGTGAAAAAGAATCAGTTTTGGAGCAAGGGACTCGCCATTTATCCCCGCAATGAACTGCTCAAAGACCAGTTTTCTGAAACCTATATTGAAGCACGCCGTCTGGATGTTGTCCTCCAGGCAGAGGGGAAGCGAAAAATCCTTATCGGTGCGTTCTTTGGACTGACTCCAAGAAAAGCTTCTTTAGAAGATAAGCAATTGAATCGGTGGCAATCGGAAGCTGGGGGGTTTACCTGTCCCTACTTGCGATGTCCCAGATGCGAGGGTGCGCTATCCTGGCGACGGGTGGATGTGGAGGCAGGTAAAGAGCGACTTTCTTGTATGACCCAGTCTTGTGCTGCTGTCATTCAGGAAGACGAGGTGGTTTTGACTCGCGATCGCATGACGAAAACGCCTCCCGATTTAGTCTTCACCACTACAGAAATGTTGAATCGATCGATGGGGGACTCCCAGTACAGTCATGTATTCGGCATCGGTGCAGAGAAACCGCCTCAGATGGTACTGCTGGATGAGGTGCATACTTACACTGGAATTCATGGGGCGCAAGTGGCTTATCTGCTGCGGCGGTGGCAGAAGGTCATTAATAAAAAAGTACAATTCACCGGACTCTCGGCGACGCTGCAAAGTGCTGAGGAATTTTTTACCCAACTTACGGGTCTTTCCCCTGGTTCGGTAAAAGAAATTTCTCCCGGTGAAGACCTGTTGGCGGAGGGGATGGAGTATCAACTGGTTCTCAGGGGCGACCCGGTGTCGGGGACAAGTTTGCTCTCTACCAGTATCCAGACGGCAATGCTGTTGCGGCGCGTACTCGACCCCTCTCTCGACCCACCCAGTCACGGAATTTATGGTTCCCGCGTCTTTGCCTTCACCGATGATTTGGATGTCACCAATCGCTTATTCCACAACCTTTTAGATGCTGAAGGTCGGGACAGTTGGGGTCGTCCGCTACCACGACGACAGCCACTGGCGGTTTTGCGATCGCATGGTGCTGCCAATAGTGCAGAACGCCTCATCGCCGGACAATCCTGGCACCTGTGCGAGGAAATCGGTCATGCGCTGCAAATCCCCTTGAGTATTGGACGCACCAGTTCTCAGGATACAGGCGTTACCCCAGATTCAGACGCGGTTGTTGCTACTGCTGCCCTGGAAGTGGGATTTAATGACCCGGAAGTGGGTGCGGTGATGCAGCACAAGGCACCCAGAGATATGGCATCGTTTCTCCAGCGGAAGGGACGGGCGGGACGGCGCAGAACGATGCGACCTTGGACAGTGGTGGTGCTTTCGGATTACGGACGCGATCGCATTGCTTATCAAGGTTATGATGTCCTGTTTAACCCCATCTTGGAAAAGCGATCGCTCCCTATCGCCAACCGCTATGTTCTACGAATTCAAGCGGTTTTCGCCTTCATGGATTGGGTGGCTCAACAACTTCCGGCTAGAACTAGCAAAGGGAGTGTGTGGAATGACTTTGCCAGTCCGTCTACCTATGCAAGCGTTCGCCAGCGGCAGGAAATCACCCTAACTGAGAATATTCTAGAAACCGAGGCGGGGCAACGCGACCTGGAAGCTTACCTGCAATCGGCACTGCACCTCACTAGGGATGAAGCCGAGTCAATTCTGTGGGAACCGCCGAGGTCGTTGATGATGGCAGTGCTTCCCACGTTGTTGCGGCGGCTGAAGTCTGGGTGGAAGCGGATTCCCATTCACTCCGATGAATCAGATCAAGATTACCAGGTTCCCTTCGCACCTTTGCCGGATTTCGTTCCCCCGAACTTATTTAGCGATTTGCTGTTGCCAGAGGTGACGATTACCACGCCGCCAGCGACGCGCAACAGCGAACCGGATGTCAACCCCATGCCGATTGTCCAAGCGCTGAAAACCTTTGCGCCTGGGAGAGCAACGCGCCGATTTGGGGTGCAGCATATCCGTGCGACTCACTGGATTGCCCCGCCAGATTTGCAGCGTTCAGAGCAGGAGTTGACCGTTGAGGACTACTGTAGCGAATTTGAGGAAGCAGGGAATTTTCAGTTTTGGCAAGACGGACAGGTTGTTGAGATTCGCTGCGTTCGTCCTTGGGCGCTGAATCCGACCCAAGTTCCGGCTGATGTCTCCATCACGTCCAATGCTCAGTTGGAATGGCGCACTCAGCTTGTACCGCCGGACTCCGGCACAAAACTGGATTTGCCTCAAGGTTCCCCCTGGTGCCAAATTATTGAAGAGGTTTGCTGCTTCAGCCACAGCCAACAATCGCCTGTGGAGGTGCGACGGTTTGCGATCGCATCCCATGCTAACCTCCGCTTCCGCAACGGTGGGGAATTGGATACTACGATCGCTTTACGCAGAAACAGGATGGTTGCCCTGCTGCAATCGGGTTTGCCCAATCGGTTGATGCTCTGGTGTTTCGCTTCCGCATCCCAGCTAGTTTCAGAATTAGCCCCAGTGACGCGAATCGGGAGAAGATTCGGGCGTTTCGGACGGCGTATTTCCGGCATCGGGTCTTGA
- a CDS encoding tetratricopeptide repeat protein produces MTTDQLDFALSRYKAALDVIEKGEKNLSAEAVLCVLMARDAVQSALTDTRQIPEEKVIQVVELDNRVREQGKRIVQTVNLADLRTILKPPEDAWWWFLPEPLHRLDVVDWLWNGLTITSLTASLSLLVDISNRFLSGGLDLVGSFAVIFPSISALLTVGGVLTKAGSQGIEQVLAKLRIDNHLWQEIKFGFSLLLLLSLIGFRYRLPSISDYFNHQGFENYKNSNWGSAKSDYERAISLNPDNAEAHYNLGRLYEQLQEIDKAETQYKFAVGGDFSTAHSALARLYIQKKKYAEAVLLIYRGLELVRAENKKTRKENKKLLYELHKNLGWVRVEQERYTEARIALESAITIEKSISLDEVTGSAHCLLAQALEENRKSTPEKALPEWDLCIAYGTPRSPEEDEWFYIANQRLNAKGAK; encoded by the coding sequence ATGACAACAGATCAGTTAGATTTTGCTCTTAGCCGTTACAAGGCAGCACTTGATGTAATCGAGAAAGGAGAAAAAAATCTATCAGCCGAAGCCGTTCTTTGCGTATTGATGGCTCGCGATGCAGTTCAGTCTGCCTTAACTGATACCCGCCAAATTCCTGAAGAGAAAGTTATTCAAGTTGTTGAGTTAGATAATCGCGTAAGAGAACAGGGTAAACGCATTGTTCAAACGGTTAATCTAGCAGATTTGCGTACTATTTTAAAACCTCCAGAGGATGCCTGGTGGTGGTTTTTACCGGAGCCGCTCCATCGGTTAGATGTTGTGGACTGGTTGTGGAATGGATTGACGATTACTTCCCTAACAGCTTCATTGAGTCTATTAGTAGACATTTCCAACCGTTTTTTGAGCGGTGGGTTGGATTTAGTTGGCTCTTTTGCCGTGATTTTCCCCAGTATATCGGCACTGTTAACAGTTGGCGGTGTGTTAACCAAGGCAGGAAGCCAAGGTATAGAGCAAGTTTTAGCCAAACTAAGAATTGATAACCATCTCTGGCAGGAGATTAAGTTTGGATTTTCCCTGCTACTTTTACTAAGTTTAATTGGCTTTCGGTATCGCCTACCCAGTATTTCTGACTACTTTAATCACCAAGGGTTTGAAAACTACAAGAATAGCAATTGGGGAAGTGCTAAGTCTGATTACGAGAGAGCTATTAGCCTTAATCCAGATAATGCGGAAGCTCACTACAATTTGGGACGACTTTACGAACAGTTACAAGAAATAGATAAAGCTGAAACTCAGTACAAGTTTGCTGTGGGTGGAGACTTTAGTACTGCCCACAGCGCTCTAGCACGTTTGTATATTCAGAAAAAAAAGTATGCAGAAGCAGTACTTCTGATATACAGAGGATTAGAATTGGTTAGAGCGGAAAATAAAAAAACAAGAAAGGAAAATAAAAAACTATTATATGAATTGCATAAAAACTTGGGTTGGGTACGTGTGGAGCAAGAACGTTATACTGAAGCTCGGATTGCACTTGAAAGCGCAATTACTATAGAAAAATCGATTTCTCTAGATGAAGTCACAGGCTCTGCTCATTGTTTGTTAGCCCAAGCTCTGGAAGAGAACCGTAAAAGTACTCCGGAAAAGGCACTGCCAGAATGGGATTTATGTATTGCATATGGCACTCCACGCTCTCCAGAGGAAGATGAGTGGTTTTACATAGCAAATCAACGTTTGAACGCCAAGGGAGCGAAGTAA
- a CDS encoding tetratricopeptide repeat protein translates to MPNPAEITAFTGTVEIKRNGQQSWEQVSVGTKIVLGTLLRKKSGATVKIRCGNGTPSEPVPDDLLVGLRYICPTQVMSPGDPRIPYIISPRDTLILTDTPILRWNAAADASSFTVTVRGRELEWAKQVSREEVCHDNRCEFVYPGEPPLQPDVSYKLVVEADTGRNSNEETALGFKLIDAEQAETVQALAQNIQEQDLSDLLKALALANLYADQNLVALAIETLEAFIKDVEAAGVFNQPAELSAVYTQLGELYRWIGLFREAEVQYQKLVALAEVEVGEVRWSLGKRKEAIDSLEKAKAIYEELRDKQRVSELEERLTEMNG, encoded by the coding sequence ATGCCAAATCCTGCTGAAATTACTGCCTTTACAGGCACTGTGGAGATCAAACGGAACGGGCAGCAAAGTTGGGAACAAGTGTCTGTGGGCACAAAAATAGTTTTGGGTACTCTGCTCAGGAAGAAGTCTGGTGCAACTGTCAAGATTCGCTGTGGCAATGGTACACCAAGCGAACCCGTACCTGACGATCTGCTGGTGGGTTTGCGGTACATTTGCCCAACACAAGTGATGAGTCCGGGAGATCCCAGGATTCCCTACATCATCAGCCCACGAGATACCCTCATCCTTACCGATACACCAATACTGCGCTGGAATGCGGCTGCGGATGCTAGTAGCTTCACTGTAACGGTTAGAGGTCGGGAGTTGGAGTGGGCTAAGCAAGTGAGCCGAGAAGAGGTTTGTCATGATAATCGTTGCGAGTTTGTTTATCCAGGTGAGCCACCGTTGCAGCCAGACGTTAGCTACAAACTAGTAGTTGAGGCAGATACAGGCAGAAATTCCAATGAGGAAACGGCATTGGGATTTAAGCTGATTGATGCAGAGCAGGCTGAAACCGTGCAGGCACTTGCCCAAAACATTCAGGAACAGGACTTATCCGATTTATTGAAGGCATTAGCTCTAGCTAATCTCTATGCAGACCAAAACTTAGTGGCTCTAGCCATTGAAACCCTAGAAGCATTCATTAAAGATGTAGAGGCTGCTGGTGTTTTCAACCAACCCGCCGAACTTTCTGCTGTTTACACTCAACTGGGTGAGCTGTATCGCTGGATTGGACTATTCCGTGAAGCTGAGGTGCAGTATCAAAAGCTAGTTGCCCTAGCAGAAGTTGAGGTAGGGGAAGTCAGATGGAGCCTCGGTAAGAGGAAGGAAGCCATAGATTCCCTAGAGAAAGCTAAGGCGATTTATGAAGAATTAAGAGATAAGCAGCGAGTTAGCGAACTGGAAGAGCGACTTACTGAGATGAACGGCTGA
- the dpdH gene encoding protein DpdH, whose product MTFQNFVCWRSQQVQSIMNVEATQPPDHIFLATHHPVAMKRGELIKGGSEIRYSEEEFLRDFLATEDFAFVPVLGESGTGKSHLIRWLAANIQSTDTRKVLLIPKIGTNLNDIIGLILNIEGMEGEKFDEYRQRLNKATSTLTEVQARVQLLNQLAAAVGDKGKRDRSKLTDEQNYLVDELHSLLYDPFFREYWLKDGSIIHRLVIHTLGHQDTSKVVEEMRDFSIDDLPLNVLDLPKAGQQAQEFYSFLISNDNLQKATVDWLNRHRDEAITQVLNLGREDLQRLMRDVRETLADKGIELVLLVEDFAKLKGIDLEVLEAVLAQPQQPGNKPLCAMRTALACTTGYYDGLVKRFDTVLQRVTFSVNLDVGAVSNQSLVNEADIQQFIARYLNAVRLKDEEIRNWAKAQKEDGVNRIETPNFCDDCEYQQACHAAFGEVNKIGIYPFTPKALKQMLSRVNRGNFNPRILIKDVLKYTLENSVTDIRQGRFPSVSLQEHFGKKRLSAIVQDEIRVKDPLNAARREVLLDLWTDSDNLVDLPVEVHTAFNLPPLGVTVQQTQTSTVVPRTKESSAVYNLEQELPTRQAEEITTKLDNQIEILSNWNNQDILPQDIEKLIREFVYPAIVERIEWDTEMLLEGSFAGSGGKIFKQQNVIVQSQKVTRREKYLSGIILSLPLNPDDEKDFRDTTIAFQGILQYSYYKHWKFLNGDRYFRAYAKQLERWSQYVIEEIRRRPRESGEPWNPVPAAVELLAIAARMSGHPTSSLDDLINALFLDLEDKDEANRTKTWKELFKVFQKNRKQLLEIVESRIACTKGSRSPFQIIDTVQIIEPLKDIRKEWQPKCEIPNDLRQEYEVIQKVRQKINELLVQAIEEERERQLGVYQLLVAEFGEDIKKKDVIDAVKQAMDKASAAGVFGQKNAENLTSIIDQFQRTRFGNYIETMKRVKAENEKIDSAPTKLLQYLSETHQKAMKDASEFLKETNSFLDTSITRAQNDIGQLKSNKGGTVEFSLQAIKSELAQLRSLVTEIRG is encoded by the coding sequence ATGACATTTCAAAATTTTGTTTGCTGGCGTTCTCAACAAGTTCAGAGCATCATGAACGTGGAAGCAACTCAGCCTCCCGATCATATATTTTTAGCAACTCACCATCCAGTCGCCATGAAACGGGGGGAACTCATCAAGGGTGGCTCAGAGATTCGCTATAGTGAGGAGGAATTTCTAAGAGATTTTTTAGCAACAGAAGACTTTGCTTTTGTACCTGTTTTAGGAGAGTCAGGTACAGGAAAGTCACACCTAATCCGTTGGTTAGCAGCAAATATTCAATCAACCGATACACGCAAGGTTTTGCTGATTCCTAAAATTGGTACGAACTTAAACGATATTATTGGTCTTATCCTAAATATTGAGGGAATGGAGGGGGAGAAGTTTGATGAATATCGACAACGATTGAATAAAGCTACAAGTACATTAACAGAAGTTCAAGCTCGTGTCCAATTGCTTAATCAGTTAGCCGCCGCAGTAGGCGATAAGGGAAAGCGCGATCGCTCCAAACTCACTGATGAACAAAACTATTTAGTTGATGAGCTTCACTCCCTCTTGTATGATCCATTTTTTCGAGAATATTGGCTCAAAGACGGCAGTATTATTCATCGTCTAGTTATTCACACTCTCGGACACCAAGATACATCCAAAGTTGTTGAGGAAATGAGAGACTTTTCCATTGATGACTTACCATTAAATGTTTTGGATTTGCCAAAAGCAGGACAGCAAGCACAAGAGTTTTACAGTTTTCTTATCAGTAATGACAACCTACAAAAGGCAACCGTAGACTGGTTAAATCGTCACCGGGATGAAGCAATTACGCAGGTATTAAATCTTGGTCGGGAAGACCTGCAAAGATTAATGCGTGACGTGCGTGAAACTTTAGCAGACAAGGGCATCGAGCTGGTTCTACTAGTTGAAGATTTTGCCAAGCTAAAAGGCATCGATCTAGAGGTACTAGAAGCGGTTTTAGCACAACCTCAACAACCAGGAAATAAGCCTCTATGTGCCATGCGAACTGCACTCGCTTGTACAACAGGGTACTATGACGGTTTAGTCAAGCGTTTTGATACGGTTCTGCAACGAGTTACCTTCAGTGTCAATCTAGATGTTGGCGCAGTTAGCAATCAATCCTTAGTCAATGAAGCAGACATCCAACAGTTTATCGCTCGATATCTTAATGCAGTTCGCTTGAAAGATGAGGAAATTCGTAATTGGGCAAAGGCTCAAAAAGAAGATGGAGTTAACAGAATAGAGACACCAAATTTCTGCGACGATTGCGAATATCAACAAGCTTGTCATGCTGCCTTTGGAGAGGTGAATAAAATAGGAATTTATCCCTTTACACCAAAAGCATTGAAACAAATGCTTAGTCGGGTCAATAGAGGAAACTTTAACCCTAGAATTTTGATTAAGGATGTCCTTAAATATACCCTAGAAAATTCCGTTACTGATATTCGACAAGGACGTTTTCCTTCAGTTTCGCTGCAAGAACACTTTGGTAAAAAGAGGCTCAGTGCCATAGTTCAGGATGAAATTAGAGTCAAAGACCCTTTAAATGCTGCTCGACGTGAGGTACTGCTCGATCTATGGACTGACAGTGATAATCTTGTTGATTTACCTGTTGAAGTTCATACGGCTTTCAATCTTCCACCATTGGGAGTCACCGTGCAGCAGACGCAAACTTCAACGGTAGTTCCGCGTACCAAGGAATCATCAGCAGTTTACAACCTAGAGCAGGAATTGCCCACAAGACAAGCTGAGGAAATTACCACAAAACTAGATAACCAAATTGAAATTCTTAGTAACTGGAACAACCAGGACATTTTACCTCAAGATATCGAAAAACTAATTCGTGAATTTGTTTATCCTGCCATTGTCGAGAGGATAGAATGGGATACAGAAATGTTATTGGAAGGAAGCTTTGCTGGTAGTGGAGGAAAAATATTTAAGCAACAAAATGTTATTGTTCAGAGTCAAAAAGTGACAAGAAGGGAAAAGTATCTTTCGGGAATTATTTTATCTCTCCCGCTTAATCCCGATGATGAGAAGGACTTTCGAGATACTACGATCGCCTTCCAAGGCATTTTGCAGTATAGCTATTACAAGCATTGGAAGTTTCTTAATGGCGATCGCTACTTCCGTGCTTACGCTAAACAACTAGAACGATGGAGCCAGTATGTAATAGAAGAGATTCGCCGTCGTCCCAGAGAGTCTGGTGAACCTTGGAATCCTGTCCCCGCAGCAGTGGAGTTACTGGCGATCGCAGCGCGAATGTCTGGACATCCTACCAGTTCTCTAGATGATTTAATTAATGCTTTGTTCCTAGATTTAGAGGATAAGGATGAGGCAAATCGAACTAAGACGTGGAAAGAGTTATTTAAGGTTTTTCAGAAAAATCGGAAACAGCTCTTAGAAATTGTCGAGAGTCGAATTGCTTGTACGAAAGGTAGTCGCTCGCCGTTCCAAATCATTGATACCGTTCAAATTATCGAACCTCTTAAAGATATTCGTAAAGAATGGCAACCTAAATGTGAAATTCCGAATGATTTACGCCAAGAATATGAGGTAATTCAGAAAGTTCGGCAAAAGATAAACGAATTACTGGTACAAGCAATCGAGGAAGAGCGCGAACGCCAACTTGGTGTTTACCAACTATTAGTCGCTGAGTTTGGGGAAGATATAAAGAAAAAAGATGTAATAGATGCTGTTAAGCAGGCAATGGATAAGGCAAGCGCAGCAGGTGTTTTTGGTCAAAAAAACGCAGAAAATCTAACATCTATAATAGACCAATTTCAGCGAACTCGCTTCGGTAATTATATAGAGACAATGAAACGTGTAAAGGCAGAAAATGAGAAAATAGATAGCGCCCCTACCAAACTGCTGCAATATCTAAGCGAAACCCATCAAAAAGCCATGAAGGATGCTTCAGAATTTCTTAAGGAAACCAATAGTTTTCTGGATACATCCATAACTCGCGCACAGAATGACATTGGACAACTTAAATCAAATAAAGGTGGAACCGTTGAATTTAGCCTTCAAGCAATTAAAAGCGAATTAGCCCAATTGCGTAGTCTGGTTACTGAGATTAGAGGATGA
- a CDS encoding CHAT domain-containing protein translates to MTQSPQLDRNDQLQNLLEFWQEKLETSQENSDRQGETIALGNLGLVYLELEEYALAIEKLDQCRVIARGLPDRQIEQQAILALANSYYYQGHQQYFQQIPQVLAALQSWKRSLTFYREINYRQGEMQVLQALGIAYDGFYDRHKAIEYFQNSLAIAEELSDRPMQGRLLGDLSVPYLALENYDKAIEYADRSLAVARELKANSNELPATVLMEVARTEWLALSNLGNAYFLQKNYDRAAEYYEQMLAIALESQDSFGEMQALHNLGAVYLDREEYDKSADKFQQALALVNELNDPQQQAIGLVALGRVAKQRGNISEAIKYYQDSIKITESIRGILKVSENAASFANLWISDYEELINLLVSENYFQEAFNYVERARSRSFLDQLANARIDFRAGADAELIKRGEALEREIIRLRREDPFNEQLQALEQEYQDWLTELKIHSPETVALKSVDVASIAEIQERLDTDTTLAEYFVADERTLVFLLTKDSFKTVALDVRREKLSKEIHLFQDHSERDNLYPDTLQNLYDWLIAPLKSDFKTPKLSIVPHSILHYLPFAALTDGDRYLIEDYTLLNLPSASTLRFLPDKIISGTETILILGDPSVENQPSLPFSRESANEIADLFNTKALVGKEATESAVWSKATNAKILHIAAHGKFYSNNPLFSTIHLAPDEQAEDFQKDGQLEVHEVYNLKLIATNLVVLSACETTLGKLSQGDEVVGLNRAFIYAGTPTLIASLWQVDERATALLMRRFYTRLKAGMGKAEALRQAQMEMRTDYPHPDFWAAFVLTGDGGESSQQESG, encoded by the coding sequence ATGACTCAGAGTCCACAGCTAGATCGAAACGATCAGTTGCAAAATCTGTTGGAGTTCTGGCAAGAAAAATTAGAAACATCTCAGGAAAACAGTGATCGCCAAGGTGAGACAATAGCGCTGGGAAACCTGGGATTGGTTTACTTAGAGCTGGAAGAATATGCCCTAGCCATTGAAAAACTCGATCAATGTCGAGTTATTGCACGAGGATTGCCAGATCGCCAAATCGAACAGCAAGCTATATTAGCTTTGGCTAATAGCTATTACTACCAAGGACACCAACAATATTTTCAGCAGATTCCTCAAGTCCTAGCAGCCTTGCAATCCTGGAAGCGATCACTGACATTTTATCGCGAAATCAATTATCGCCAGGGAGAAATGCAAGTTCTCCAAGCTCTAGGAATTGCTTACGATGGCTTTTACGACCGACACAAAGCAATCGAGTATTTCCAGAATAGTTTAGCCATTGCCGAGGAACTAAGCGATCGCCCAATGCAAGGCCGTCTGCTTGGGGACTTAAGCGTTCCTTACCTGGCGTTAGAAAACTATGATAAGGCAATCGAATACGCCGATCGCAGCCTAGCTGTTGCTAGAGAACTTAAGGCTAACAGCAATGAACTCCCTGCTACTGTACTTATGGAAGTGGCTAGGACTGAATGGTTAGCTCTGAGCAATTTAGGTAATGCTTATTTCTTGCAGAAAAACTACGATCGGGCAGCAGAGTATTACGAACAGATGCTTGCGATTGCCCTAGAATCTCAAGACTCTTTTGGGGAAATGCAAGCTCTACACAACTTGGGAGCAGTTTACCTTGATCGGGAAGAGTATGATAAATCGGCGGATAAATTCCAGCAAGCCTTAGCGTTAGTAAACGAACTCAATGACCCTCAACAGCAAGCAATCGGTTTAGTTGCACTGGGGAGAGTCGCTAAACAACGAGGCAACATTTCAGAGGCAATTAAATACTATCAGGACTCGATCAAAATTACTGAGTCAATTCGAGGTATTCTCAAGGTTTCAGAAAATGCTGCCTCCTTCGCGAATTTATGGATTAGTGATTACGAAGAGCTGATTAATCTACTCGTTTCCGAAAACTATTTTCAAGAAGCCTTCAATTACGTCGAACGAGCGCGATCTCGATCATTCCTCGACCAACTGGCTAATGCTCGGATAGACTTTCGCGCTGGAGCAGACGCCGAGCTCATCAAACGGGGAGAAGCTCTAGAACGTGAAATTATAAGGCTCCGACGGGAAGATCCCTTTAACGAGCAGTTACAAGCGCTTGAACAAGAATACCAAGACTGGTTAACCGAGTTAAAAATTCACAGCCCGGAGACGGTGGCTCTTAAAAGCGTAGATGTTGCCTCTATAGCTGAAATTCAAGAGCGTCTTGACACAGACACCACCCTAGCTGAATACTTTGTCGCGGATGAACGGACTCTTGTCTTCCTGCTCACTAAAGATAGCTTCAAAACCGTTGCTTTAGATGTTCGTCGAGAAAAACTCTCGAAAGAGATACATCTTTTTCAAGACCATTCTGAGAGAGATAACCTTTATCCGGATACACTCCAGAATCTATACGACTGGTTAATTGCTCCTCTTAAGTCCGATTTCAAAACGCCTAAACTGAGTATCGTTCCTCACAGCATTCTCCACTATCTTCCCTTTGCTGCTCTAACCGATGGAGATCGCTACCTCATTGAGGACTATACTTTATTGAATCTACCTAGTGCCAGCACCCTGCGATTTTTACCTGATAAAATTATTTCCGGAACTGAAACTATCTTGATACTAGGTGACCCATCGGTTGAAAATCAACCTTCTTTGCCCTTTTCTAGAGAAAGCGCAAACGAGATTGCAGATCTATTCAACACTAAAGCCCTAGTAGGTAAAGAGGCGACTGAAAGCGCTGTTTGGTCTAAAGCTACGAACGCTAAGATTCTACATATTGCTGCTCATGGCAAGTTCTATAGCAACAATCCTCTGTTCAGCACTATTCACTTAGCCCCAGACGAGCAAGCTGAGGATTTTCAGAAAGACGGTCAGCTTGAAGTTCACGAAGTTTACAACCTCAAGTTAATAGCTACGAATTTGGTTGTTCTTAGTGCTTGCGAGACAACCCTTGGTAAGTTGAGTCAAGGGGATGAAGTCGTTGGGCTTAACCGAGCCTTTATCTATGCTGGCACTCCAACCCTAATAGCCAGTCTCTGGCAGGTAGATGAAAGAGCAACAGCATTGCTGATGAGACGG